CCATCGGTTCAAAAATTGAGCAGGTGATGGACACAAGAACGATGAGTTATGAAAAACACCCAGCACCGATAGAGTTTACCCGCGGCCAAGAAGAAGATGTCATTTCTTATATCATTCATCCTATAATCGCCCAGGGAGATCCCATCGGTTGTGTAGCAGCTTTCAATAAAGAAGGTTCACCTATCGAAGAAGGATCAAATAAAGCAGTCCAAATAGCAGCCAATTTTTTAGCGAAGCAAATGGAATAGGTGAATGGTCAGGTCCGTAAAGGTAAAGGATCTGACCTTTTTGTATGATATAATGGACTCGTTTACTATCATACAAAGAAGAAAGGAATAGCTATGAGCAATCATTCCTCCCCCTCTGTGCTGAAGGGGGCATTTATATTAACGGTTGCTGGACTTCTTAGTAAAATACTTAGTGCAGGTTATCGAGTGCCTCTTCAAAATATAACTGGAGACCTAGGTTTTTATATTTACCAGCAAGTGTACCCAATTCTCGGGCTCGCCATCGTTTTATCTCTCTATGGATTCCCTGCCGCAATTTCTAAGCTTGTTTCGGAAATCACTGAAGAACAGCGTTCCCTTTCCGTACCTTCCTTCTATCTTCCTGTCTTTTGCTGGCTGATGGGGATATGCGGGAGTATTTTTATAGTAGGTTTTACACAGGCTCCATGGATAGCAGATATAATGGGTGACGAAAAGCTTATCCCATCTTTAAGATCTGCTTTTTGCGTGTTTTTAATCGTTCCTTTTGTTTCATTGTTTCGCGGAGTTTTTCAAGGAAGCAATCAGATGAAACAGACAGCCGTTTCGCAAGTAATCGAACAGATCATACGGGTCACCATCATCATTTTGACAGCTGTTTTAGTGATGAAGCGGGGAAGTATGTATGCCATTGGAATTGGAGCATCCGCTGCTTCATTTCTCGGAGCTGTGGGAGCTTTCATGGTGCTGGCAGCTTATTTTAAGAATTCACATAACTGGACTTTTAAACGTTGGTCTTCATCCTTTTCATACATAAAACCTATTTTCTTTTATGGTCTGTTTATCTGTTTTAATTATATGCTTTTATTGTCTTTTCAAATGGTTGATGCTTTAACCCTGATTCCAGGTCTGCGCCAGGCGGGAGTGGATTTGGAAGCGGCTCGAATCTGGAAGGGGATTTTCGATCGCGGTCAGCCTCTGATTCAACTGGGGACGGTTCTTGCTTCTTCCGTTGCGTTAGCTGTGATTCCATCCGTTACGAGAACCCGTTTCATGAAGAACCCGAAAGAAGTTGAAAGGTACGTGTTTGCCTCAACCAAATTCAGTTTAATCATCGCACTAGGGGCTGCAGTCGGATTAATTATTTTGTTCCCATCCATTAACGCTTTGTTCTTCCAAGATACGGAAGGTACAGGACCTCTTAGAATATTAATGCTTGTTATTCTTTTTAGTTCGGTTTCCATCACAACCTCTTCTGTACTTCAGGGACTAGGTTATGTCAGTCATACAGCGGTTATTGTCATAAGCGGGGTATTCGTTAAATATCTTATGAACGCGTGGCTGATCCCCGTTTATGAATTAAAAGGGGCCGCTTTTGCTACGATAATAGCTGCCGCTTTTGTTTTATTTGGAAATATCGTAATCTTAGGGAAAGATTACTCAATAAGAAAATGGGCAGGATTACCCTGGGTGGCTTTACTTGCTGCTTTAACAGGAATGGCAGGATTGCTGACTGCCGTCACCAGTATAGCTGGATACGACATTTTTGAGTCCAGCCGGCTGGGACTCTTGGTTTATACGTTAACCTTAACAGCAGCAGGAGCCGGTGTATATTTTATACTACTGCTCCGACTCGGGGCCTTTTTCAGCTATGAAGTAAAAGTCCTGCCTTTTCATAAATGGTTGATACGATTACTTCCGAAAGGGATGAAACAATGAATAAAATTACTGTCGTGGGGCTTGGAGCAGGAGATCTGAATCAATTGCCCCTTGGAATATATCGTTTGTTACAGAATGAAAACCAGGAGATTTTCGTCCGTACCTCCGATCATCCTGTGCTTCAGGAATTAAAAAAAGAAGGCCTGCATTTCGAAAGCTTTGACCATGTTTATGAAGAAAAAGCACAGTTTGAAGACGTATATAAAGAAATTGTCCGGCAGCTTGTGGAAGCAGCAGAGTATCAGGATATGGTTTATGTGGTACCGGGCCATCCGATGCTTGCTGAAAAAACGGTACAACTATTAATTGAAAAGAGAAAACAAGGAAAAGTCGACCTTCGTATAGAAGGGGGTCACAGTTATCTGGATGCTGCATTTTCATCACTGGAAATCGACCCAATTGAAGGCTTGCAGTTTTTAGATGCAACAGATTTGAAGCGGGAAGAGATTCAGTTCCGCAACCACACCATTCTATGTCAGGTTTCTGACGCTGGAGTGGCTTCTGAAGTGAAGTTAACGCTGCTTGAAGACTTACCTCCTGAATATCCAGTCACAGTGGTTACAGCAGCTGGCAGCAAGGGAGAGAAACTAGCCACGGTGCCTCTGGCAGATTTAGACCGAAGCATTAAGGTCAACAATTTAACCAGCGTTTATGTTCCTCCAGTAGAAAAACAAAAACTCAATCATCAATTTGCTCGGTTGAGGGAGATTATTCGTATCTTGCGTAGTCCGGAAGGCTGTCCGTGGGATCGAAAGCAAACTCATGAATCACTGCGTAAATATTTGATAGAAGAAGCTTATGAATTCATCGATGCTGTAAACAGGCAGGATGATGAACATATGGTTGAAGAATTAGGAGATGTTCTTCTGCAAGTGATGCTTCATAGCCAAATTGGAGAAGATGAAGGATTTTTCACAGTGGATGACGTAATAGTATCGATAACAGAAAAAATGATTCGTCGTCATCCTCATGTATTTGATGAAGCAACAGCTGAAAATGCTGAAGAGGTAGTTACGAATTGGGAGACCATTAAGATGGAAGAGAAGGGTACGAAACCAGTTTCTATCCTTGAATCAGTGCCCGCGAGTTTTCCAGGGCTTTTACAGGCAGAGGAATTGCAAAAGAAAGCCGCTAAAGTTGGCTTTGACTGGGACTCTCCAGAACCTGTTATTGAAAAAGTAAAAGAAGAGTGGGAAGAGTTCCAGGAAGCACGTCTGAACAAAGATCAGGAAGAGATGGAAAAAGAATTTGGAGACTGGCTGTTTGCCATTGCGAATTTAGGCAGGCACTATGGGATAAATAGTGAAAACGCCCTGCAGCGTACGAATCAGAAGTTCAGAACCAGACTCTTCTCAATGGAGCAAACCGCAGAAACAGGCGGGAAGACCTTAGCTGATTATGATTTAGACGAGCTGGAGCAATTATGGGTGGATGCTAAACTAAAGCATAAAGGAGCGGAATAATGATGCGCTTAGATAAATTTATGAAAATTTCCCGACTGATTAAAAGACGGACCTTGGCGAAGGAAATCGCAGATCAAGGCCGTATCAGCATCAATGGAAATCAAAGTAAAGCCTCAAGCAATGTAGATATTGGGGACGAGTTAACCATTCAGTTTGGGCAAAAGATTTTAACCATTGAGATTAAGTCGCTTAAGGAAAATGTAAATAAAAATGAAGCGGCGTCTCTGTATGAAATCAAGAAAGAAGAACCAGTCAAATAATAAAACAACAAACCACTGCATAACCACGCAGTGGTTTGTTGTTTTTTAGCTCGGAAAAACTTTTTGTTGATTTTACATGACAGACTTATTCAACAATAGGGCCGGATTGTTGAAGACTCAGTTTCGAGATATTTTATGAGAAGAAAGGTCCTGCGGGGGATAATTCGCTTTCCGCGGGCATGTGCTGAGCCTCCTCAGTCTTCGACTTCCGGGGTCTCACCGATCATGTTCATCCCGCAGGAGTCTTCATTATCCCCTCCGGACTTTGCCAAATCAGAAGCTCGAAACCACTTCAACCATCACCTGCATAATGAAGTATTAGCTCATGTAGTTAGGATATAACGACCCACATAGCCCGTCATGAAAGCATTTCATACAGATTACGGAGGAGAACCAATCTCTTCTGGAAGGGTCCGTTCGCAACATTATAGTTGGGGTGGTGGGGAAATGACGCATATCCGTCAAGCTAGTAAGTGAATAATTCTAGATAAGCAGTGGTCCAATCCTTCAATTACACATATTTCCAATCAAGGTTATATTGACTCCTAAAGGAGTCAGTAATAAAAAGAAGGGAATCTTTTATTTATAAGTTAATCCTAAAACATCGAACGGACTTTCATGTTTTTCTTTGTGGTCTTTCCTGCCGTGTCGCCTAGCGTTTTCGAAGATAGCTTCTAATATCTTTACGACACTCTTCGAATCAGATTTTATTGGAGACACTAGATATGGCAAAGCCTGTTTCACGATATCCATGCACTTATATTCACTTGCTTCTATTCGGTGTTTCCAATATAAATAGTGACGACACTGGAAAGTCACCATGGAAGAGAGAAGAATCTCAATTAACGTTCCATATAAATGACATTCCAATCGATCTTGATTTATTTTTCGGACATCATCCATTTCAAATAGGGATTTCCAAGCTTTAAATAAGATCTCTACCTGCCACCTTATGGAATACAAAGGGTAAAGGTCTTGAGCGGCCAAATCTTCCTGTGTTACATTGGTCACAAGGATTTGAATTTGAGTTCTTTGATTGGCAGAAAGGGTCTGGTGACCTTTCTGCCTTTTTAAATGTAACGCTCTTTCCCGTTGCTTTTGTTGTTGAAGCGTAAGCTTCTGAGCTACAATGCGAGCCACATAGGAACTTCGTGAATCTCCTCCCACTTTTATGAATCCATAATCAATGGTTTCTCCCGAAACCTTATGTTTCAGATCTTCCTCAGGCTTAATTTGTATCCAACCTTCTTTCGAACTCCCGGTCCAAAACTTGGTTTGGCTCGGCACTCTGCTAATGAAAAATGCCCCTTTACTCTCCATCTCCTTTATTAATCTTGCCGAATAATAACCTAAATCCCGTAACAGTAGATCCCCTGGTTCCAATGACTCCATCTGATCACGTGCGGCATCTTTATCACTTTTAGCTTCTGCTTGAATCTTATGGTAGAGTAACTTGCCCCTGAGCCATTCATATTCTAGTTGTACTTTAACTCCATGCCCCTGTACTCCTGGATAATCGGAGTAAGAGCTGGGCAGACGAAAAGATGTCGCATCCATAATTCTAAGGCGCGAGAATAATGAATGATGTTCCAAAACCGACGAAGTTATTTCCTGCTTATCGGCTAATTGCTTATATACTTGTTTTAGAAAGGAAACCGCTTTATCGTTAAAACGTTCATGCAAAGCTTGTTTAGAGATAAAAGTATGGAATTCGTAGGAGATTTGGCTACATAAGTTAGGTAAGGTGTTTTTGCCCACGGAATCTTTTAAGAGGGTGCATAAACTTAAGAATGCTTCTGGTTTAAGTTTACTGGTCCGTTTCAAAAATCCCGTTTCTTTAGCTGTTTGTCGTAGAGAATGATCTCCTAAAGTTTCTGTAATAGCTTGAGCCATAGACCGAAGGTGTTTACTAAGATCCATAAAATTATCCTCCTTTAGAAATTTCATCTAAAAGAGTAACGTTTATAAGGGAGTTACGAAATTATAGAGCTTAGCTTGACGGGTATGGGGAAATGACGAGACTCCCATGGGAGAAGGGACTAGGTGAGATCCCACAGGGAGTGAAACGAGCGAGGAAGCTCACCGTTCCCCCAAGGAAAGCGAGTTATTTCCCCACCAGCCCTTGTCCATCTAACGTAAAGGACCCATTTATCTCGAAACTGAGTCTTCCAGTAATGGGAGATTTTCTTTAATAATCAACGTGGAGAGTTAGCGGCCCATGTGTTTTAGATCTAGAAATGTAAACTTCTTTTCTGACTGACTTTCCACGTTCTAAATACCCCTTTCGTCTCATAGCTTGTACTAGAGAAGGAGGCGGTACAGATGGAAGGTTACGATAAAAACCAGAACTTGCGCAGCCAGCCGCAGGTCGAGCATAATGTGAAAATATGGAACAGAAGAAACATAGAAATTTCAGGCGTGAAAGAAGTCGATAGTTTTGATAGCGAGGAATTTCTTCTTCAAACTTCCATGGGTTACTTAGTGGTCAGAGGCCAGAATCTCCAAATGAAAAATTTAGATCTTGACTCAGGTCTTGTATCCATTAAAGGAAAAATATATGACATGTCTTACTTGGACGAGCATCAAGGGGAGAAAGCTAAAGGATTATTTAGCAAGCTCTTCAAATGACGCTTACAACCCAATTCGTTACCATCCTTTCGATGATAGCTGGGGGAATATTCGTAGGTGCTTCTTTTGACACATTTGAACGTCTTTTCCATAGAAGGAATAAGAAGAGCTGGTTTGAAATCATCTATCAGCTCACCTTCTGGATTTTTCAAGCCGCTTTTCTTTTTTATCTTTTATATTTAGCTAACTATGGGGAATTGCGTGTCTATGTGTTTTTAGCGGTGTTATGCGGGTATGCAGCTTACCGCGCCTTACTTCAATCAAGTTACATGAAAATGCTTGAAGTATGGATCCGGGTGGTTACCTCTATTTTACGTGGCATAAAGAGAATATTCTTCCATTTAATTTTTATCCCGTTAAAATCCATCTTCTTCCTAATTATCACTTTACTTATTGGTATTTTTAAGATACTTTTAAAAGGTATATTCTTATTATTTCTTGTCGCATTTTATCCAATTAAGGTTGTTTTTCGATTGATTTGGCGATTATTGCCGAAAAACACGAGAAATTACTTAAGGCGTTTAGCAGGGTTTTTGGATAAAATCAAGAATATAGGGATCAATTGGTTTAAAAAATTCCGTAAGTAAAGGAGGACGAACGCAAATGGCAAAAACACAATCGGAGTCAGTAGCTCGCTTAGATTCTACATACATGAAGCACTACGATGCGTACATGGAAAGACACCAGAAAAAGAAAAAGCGACTAGTTCGCCGTCTTGTCATGTTTGCCCTTTTAGTGATGATCGTTGCTGGCTCTATGGTGATTTACCATGTCAACCAACAGTCTCTGTACGCGGATAAGCACCAGAAGTACGAAGAACTTCAACAGGAAATGAGCACGTTGGAAAAAGAACAAAAAGATTTGAATGAGGAAATCAAGCTATTGAATGATGAAGAATACGTTCTGCAAATTGCCAGAACCAATTATTTCTATTCAAAAGAGGGCGAAATCATATTTAAAATGCCAAATGAAGACCCTTCATATTGACACCCTTTTCAAAGCTTATATATAATATGTAAGAAGGATATTTTTATCGAAATTTTAAGGAGGAGCATTTTTTTTATGTCAATTGAAGTAGGCAGCAAGCTGAAGGGTAAGGTAACAGGTATCACTAATTTCGGAGCGTTCGTTGAACTCCCCGAGGGGAAGACCGGTCTCGTTCACATTAGTGAAGTTGCCGACAACTATGTAAAGGACATTAATGAACACTTAAGCCAGGGCGATGAGGTGGAAGTGAAAGTCATTAATGTTGGAGATGATGGGAAAATTGGTTTGTCCATCAAAAAAGCGAAAG
The Halobacillus halophilus DSM 2266 DNA segment above includes these coding regions:
- a CDS encoding putative polysaccharide biosynthesis protein; protein product: MSNHSSPSVLKGAFILTVAGLLSKILSAGYRVPLQNITGDLGFYIYQQVYPILGLAIVLSLYGFPAAISKLVSEITEEQRSLSVPSFYLPVFCWLMGICGSIFIVGFTQAPWIADIMGDEKLIPSLRSAFCVFLIVPFVSLFRGVFQGSNQMKQTAVSQVIEQIIRVTIIILTAVLVMKRGSMYAIGIGASAASFLGAVGAFMVLAAYFKNSHNWTFKRWSSSFSYIKPIFFYGLFICFNYMLLLSFQMVDALTLIPGLRQAGVDLEAARIWKGIFDRGQPLIQLGTVLASSVALAVIPSVTRTRFMKNPKEVERYVFASTKFSLIIALGAAVGLIILFPSINALFFQDTEGTGPLRILMLVILFSSVSITTSSVLQGLGYVSHTAVIVISGVFVKYLMNAWLIPVYELKGAAFATIIAAAFVLFGNIVILGKDYSIRKWAGLPWVALLAALTGMAGLLTAVTSIAGYDIFESSRLGLLVYTLTLTAAGAGVYFILLLRLGAFFSYEVKVLPFHKWLIRLLPKGMKQ
- the yabN gene encoding bifunctional methyltransferase/pyrophosphohydrolase YabN, whose product is MNKITVVGLGAGDLNQLPLGIYRLLQNENQEIFVRTSDHPVLQELKKEGLHFESFDHVYEEKAQFEDVYKEIVRQLVEAAEYQDMVYVVPGHPMLAEKTVQLLIEKRKQGKVDLRIEGGHSYLDAAFSSLEIDPIEGLQFLDATDLKREEIQFRNHTILCQVSDAGVASEVKLTLLEDLPPEYPVTVVTAAGSKGEKLATVPLADLDRSIKVNNLTSVYVPPVEKQKLNHQFARLREIIRILRSPEGCPWDRKQTHESLRKYLIEEAYEFIDAVNRQDDEHMVEELGDVLLQVMLHSQIGEDEGFFTVDDVIVSITEKMIRRHPHVFDEATAENAEEVVTNWETIKMEEKGTKPVSILESVPASFPGLLQAEELQKKAAKVGFDWDSPEPVIEKVKEEWEEFQEARLNKDQEEMEKEFGDWLFAIANLGRHYGINSENALQRTNQKFRTRLFSMEQTAETGGKTLADYDLDELEQLWVDAKLKHKGAE
- a CDS encoding RNA-binding S4 domain-containing protein, with protein sequence MRLDKFMKISRLIKRRTLAKEIADQGRISINGNQSKASSNVDIGDELTIQFGQKILTIEIKSLKENVNKNEAASLYEIKKEEPVK
- a CDS encoding IS4-like element ISHaha1 family transposase; this translates as MDLSKHLRSMAQAITETLGDHSLRQTAKETGFLKRTSKLKPEAFLSLCTLLKDSVGKNTLPNLCSQISYEFHTFISKQALHERFNDKAVSFLKQVYKQLADKQEITSSVLEHHSLFSRLRIMDATSFRLPSSYSDYPGVQGHGVKVQLEYEWLRGKLLYHKIQAEAKSDKDAARDQMESLEPGDLLLRDLGYYSARLIKEMESKGAFFISRVPSQTKFWTGSSKEGWIQIKPEEDLKHKVSGETIDYGFIKVGGDSRSSYVARIVAQKLTLQQQKQRERALHLKRQKGHQTLSANQRTQIQILVTNVTQEDLAAQDLYPLYSIRWQVEILFKAWKSLFEMDDVRKINQDRLECHLYGTLIEILLSSMVTFQCRHYLYWKHRIEASEYKCMDIVKQALPYLVSPIKSDSKSVVKILEAIFENARRHGRKDHKEKHESPFDVLGLTYK
- the yabP gene encoding sporulation protein YabP; this translates as MEGYDKNQNLRSQPQVEHNVKIWNRRNIEISGVKEVDSFDSEEFLLQTSMGYLVVRGQNLQMKNLDLDSGLVSIKGKIYDMSYLDEHQGEKAKGLFSKLFK
- the yabQ gene encoding spore cortex biosynthesis protein YabQ, which translates into the protein MTLTTQFVTILSMIAGGIFVGASFDTFERLFHRRNKKSWFEIIYQLTFWIFQAAFLFYLLYLANYGELRVYVFLAVLCGYAAYRALLQSSYMKMLEVWIRVVTSILRGIKRIFFHLIFIPLKSIFFLIITLLIGIFKILLKGIFLLFLVAFYPIKVVFRLIWRLLPKNTRNYLRRLAGFLDKIKNIGINWFKKFRK
- a CDS encoding FtsB family cell division protein, which translates into the protein MAKTQSESVARLDSTYMKHYDAYMERHQKKKKRLVRRLVMFALLVMIVAGSMVIYHVNQQSLYADKHQKYEELQQEMSTLEKEQKDLNEEIKLLNDEEYVLQIARTNYFYSKEGEIIFKMPNEDPSY
- a CDS encoding S1 domain-containing RNA-binding protein — translated: MSIEVGSKLKGKVTGITNFGAFVELPEGKTGLVHISEVADNYVKDINEHLSQGDEVEVKVINVGDDGKIGLSIKKAKENQQSQSRRPQKPRKPAESFEQKMNRFIKDSDERLASLKKHTESKRGGRGAKRG